One Paramisgurnus dabryanus chromosome 9, PD_genome_1.1, whole genome shotgun sequence DNA segment encodes these proteins:
- the LOC135769425 gene encoding extracellular calcium-sensing receptor-like, whose translation MLIFLYTLLFHHLHAKAENTLCRMIGDPKFPLLSKDGDITIGALFSIHSKEILPSFEFTQKAQLISCSSVNLRDFRIAQTMTFAIEEINRSETLLPNVSIGYRIYDSCGARLSTMGAITTLMNGQQFAAGDRCNGQHIHAIIGETESTNTMIVSRTTGPFKIPVISHSSSCECLGNRKDFPSFFRTIGSDYYYSEALALLVKQLGWSWIGTVNSDNDYGNFGMAKFLKTAQEEGICVEYSVKYYRTEPEKLKKAVEVIKKGTAKVIVAYISFLDMGLLIEQLSIQNITGLQIIGSEAWITAKDYINPNSFRVLGGSLGFAVRKINIEGLADFVIKEFWHTAFPCSRRVDNSSQYALSCSKYQHLLVLKNYNEDVPDQRYASNVYKAVYAVANALHSLLKCKEQEGCEKGLTLKPQQVVEALKIVNFTVKFGDRVWFDRFGGIVPLYEIVNWQKDLNGSGQFKPVGYYDASLPPDQRFVLNTENIIWAGGQLEKPKSVCSESCHPGTRKAAQKGRPVCCYDCITCADGEISNETDSNNCQQCPGEYWSNTENTECVLKTVEFLSFTEVMGIVLVFFSLFGVGITLLVAILFYSKKDTPIVKANNSELSFLLLFSLTLCFLCSLTFIGRPTEWSCMLRHTAFGITFVLCISCVLGKTIVVLMAFKATLPGSNVMKWFGPAQQRLSVFAFTLIQVLICVFWLTISPPFPYKNMKHYKEKIILECSLGSTVGFWAVLGYIGFLAVLCFILAFLARTLPDNFNEAKFITFSILIFCAVWITFIPSYVSSPGKFTVAVEIFAILASSFGLLFCIFVPKCYVIVFKPEKNTKQHLLGKTQTKSY comes from the exons ATGCTTATCTTTCTGTACACACTGCTTTTCCATCACCTTCATGCAAAGGCGGAAAACACACTTTGTCGAATGATAGGAGATCCTAAATTCCCGCTGCTGTCTAAGGATGGAGACATAACTATTGGAGCACTTTTTTCTATTCACAGTAAAGAAATATTACCTTCATTTGAATTTACACAGAAAGCTCAGCTTATATCATGCTCCAG TGTGAATCTAAGAGATTTTCGGATTGCACAGACTATGACCTTTGCAATTGAGGAGATTAACAGAAGTGAAACTTTACTTCCAAATGTTTCTATTGGCTATAGAATATATGACAGCTGTGGTGCAAGACTGTCTACTATGGGTGCAATTACAACGTTAATGAATGGTCAGCAGTTTGCAGCAGGAGACAGATGCAATGGACAGCATATACATGCTATTATAGGGGAAACAGAGTCTACCAACACAATGATTGTTTCCAGAACCACAGGACCTTTCAAAATACCAGTG ATAAGTCACTCATCCTCATGTGAATGTCTTGGCAACAGGAAAGATTTCCCCTCTTTCTTCAGGACTATTGGTAGTGATTATTACTACAGTGAAGCACTTGCACTCCTAGTCAAGCAGTTAGGCTGGTCTTGGATTGGAACTGTCAACAGTGACAATGATTATGGGAACTTTGGGATGgcaaaatttttaaaaacagccCAGGAAGAGGGGATTTGTGTAGAGTACTCTGTGAAATACTATCGAACAGAGCCTGAGAAACTCAAAAAAGCAGTAGAGGTTATAAAAAAGGGGACTGCAAAAGTTATTGTTGCATATATTTCATTTCTTGATATGGGATTACTGATTGAGCAGTTAAGCATTCAGAACATTACAGGCCTCCAAATAATTGGTTCAGAAGCTTGGATAACTGCAAAGGATTACATCAATCCAAACAGTTTCCGCGTACTGGGAGGTTCACTGGGGTTTGCAGTAAGAAAAATCAATATTGAAGGACTTGCAGATTTTGTTATAAAAGAATTTTGGCACACAGCTTTTCCATGCTCACGAAGAGTTGACAATTCATCTCAATATGCATTAAGTTGCAGCAAATATCAGCATCTACTTGTGCTGAAAAATTACAATGAAGATGTGCCTGACCAAAGATATGCAAGTAATGTCTACAAAGCAGTGTATGCTGTAGCTAATGCACTACACAGTCTACTGAAGTGCAAAGAACAAGAAGGTTGTGAAAAAGGTCTAACATTAAAACCACAGCAG GTGGTTGAGGCtttaaaaatagtaaatttCACGGTTAAGTTTGGAGATCGTGTGTGGTTTGACAGGTTTGGAGGTATAGTGCCCCTGTATGAAATTGTGAACTGGCAAAAAGATTTAAATGGTTCAGGACAGTTTAAACCAGTGGGTTACTATGATGCCTCACTGCCCCCTGACCAGCGCTTTGTACTTAACACTGAAAACATAATCTGGGCTGGAGGACAGCTGGAG AAACCAAAGTCTGTGTGCAGTGAGAGTTGTCATCCAGGCACAAGGAAGGCTGCACAGAAAGGAAGACCTGTCTGCTGTTATGACTGTATTACATGTGCAGATGGAGAAATCAGTAATGAGACAG ATTCAAATAACTGCCAGCAGTGTCCAGGGGAATACTGGTCTAATACTGAGAACACTGAATGTGTGTTAAAGACTGTAGAGTTTCTGTCATTCACAGAAGTTATGGGTATAGTGTTAGTCTTTTTCTCTCTGTTTGGAGTAGGAATAACTTTACTGGTGGCCATCCTGTTTTACAGTAAGAAGGACACTCCCATAGTAAAAGCCAACAACTCAGAGCTGAGCTtcctgttgctcttctcattgACTTTGTGTTTTCTCTGTTCACTTACTTTCATTGGTCGCCCCACTGAGTGGTCCTGTATGTTGCGTCACACAGCGTTTGGGATCACTTTTGTCCTCTGTATCTCCTGTGTTCTGGGGAAAACAATAGTGGTGTTAATGGCATTCAAGGCCACACTTCCAGGAAGTAATGTTATGAAATGGTTTGGGCCTGCACAACAGAGACTCAGTGTTTTTGCCTTTACTCTTATACAAGTTCTTATCTGTGTGTTTTGGCTAACAATATCTCCTCCTTTTCcctataaaaatatgaaacattaTAAGGAGAAGATTATTCTTGAATGCAGTCTGGGTTCTACTGTTGGTTTTTGGGCTGTGTTGGGTTACATTGGCTTCCTAGCTGTCTTGTGTTTCATTCTGGCTTTTCTGGCTCGGACGCTGCCTGATAACTTTAATGAAGCTAAATTCATCACATTCAGTATTCTCATATTCTGTGCTGTATGGATCACATTTATCCCATCTTATGTCAGTTCTCCTGGAAAATTTACTGTAGCTGTGGAGATATTTGCTATTTTAGCATCAAGCTTTGGTTTACTATTctgcatatttgtacctaaatgttATGTCATCGTGTTTAAGCCTGAGAAAAATACTAAACAACATTTGTTggggaaaacacaaacaaaatcttactaa
- the LOC135769349 gene encoding extracellular calcium-sensing receptor-like translates to MLIFLYTLLFHHLHLKVENTLCRMMGDPKYPLLSKNGDIIIGGLFAIHSRETLPSFEFKQKPQLLSCSSVNLRDFRIAQTMTFAIEEINRSKTLLPNISIGYKIYDSCGSRLSSMSAIIALMNGPEFATEDSCYGLSPIHAVIGETESATTVILTRTTGPFKIPVISYSASCECLSNRKNFPAFFRTIASDYHQSRALAYIVKHFGWTWVGAVNSDNDYGNNGMTTFLNTAQEEGICVEYSVKFYRTEPEKLLKVVNIIKQSTAKVIVVFISLIEMGLLTEQLSMQNITGLQMISGEGWITAKSLITPNNFHVLGGSLGFAFKKINIEGFSEYVIKAFWDTAFPCSRDEADLNCSRYQDLLVLKNYNEDVPEQRYTSKAYKSVYAVANALHSLLKCKEKEGCEKGLTIQPQQVVEALNMVNFTVKFGDRVWFDSTGGAVPQYEVVNWQLDSDGSIQFKAVGYYDAALPSHQRFLLDTKSIIWAGGQLEMPRSVCSESCPPGTRKAAQKGRPVCCYDCIPCADGEISNETDSNNCQQCPGEYWSNTENTECVLKAVEFLSFTEVMGIVLVFFSLFGVGITVLVAILFYSKKDTPIVKANNSELSFLLLFSLTLCFLCSLTFIGRPTEWSCMLRHTAFGITFVLCISCVLGKTIVVLMAFKATLPGSNVMKWFGPAQQRLSVFAFTLIQVLICVLWLTISPPFPNKNMKHYKEKIILECSLGSTVGFWAVLGYIGLLAVLCFILAFLARTLPDNFNEAKFITFSMLIFCAVWITFIPAYVSSPGKFTVAVEIFAILASSFGLLLCIFLPKCYIILFKPEQNTKQHMMGKTQTKSY, encoded by the exons ATGCTTATCTTTCTGTACACACTGCTTTTCCATCACCTTCATTTAAAGGTGGAAAACACACTTTGCCGAATGATGGGAGACCCTAAATATCCGCTGCTGTCCAAGAATGGAGACATAATTATTGGAGGACTTTTTGCAATTCATAGCAGAGAAACTTTACCTTCATttgaatttaaacaaaaaccACAGCTTCTGTCATGTTCTAG TGTGAATCTAAGAGATTTTCGGATTGCACAGACTATGACTTTTGCCATTGAGGAGATTAATAGAAGTAAAACATTGCTCCCAAACATTTCGATTGGCTATAAAATCTACGATAGCTGTGGATCGAGACTGTCCTCTATGAGTGCAATTATTGCATTGATGAATGGCCCAGAGTTTGCAACAGAAGACAGCTGCTATGGACTGTCTCCTATACATGCTGTTATAGGGGAAACAGAGTCTGCCACCACAGTTATTCTGACCAGAACTACAGGACCTTTTAAAATTCCAGTG ATTAGTTACTCTGCATCATGTGAGTGTCTCAGTAACAGGAAAAATTTTCCTGCTTTCTTCCGGACCATTGCTAGTGATTATCACCAGAGCAGAGCTCTTGCATACATAGTCAAACACTTTGGCTGGACTTGGGTTGGAGCTGTGAACAGTGACAAtgattatggaaacaatggaatGACCACATTTCTGAATACAGCGCAGGAGGAGGGGATTTGTGTAGAGTACTCTGTGAAATTTTACAGAACAGAGCCTGAAAAACTCCTAAAAGTGGTAAACATCATAAAACAAAGCACTGCAAAAGTCATCGTGGTATTtatttcacttattgagatggGTTTGCTAACTGAGCAGCTAAGTATGCAGAACATTACAGGCCTCCAAATGATATCTGGGGAGGGATGGATAACTGCAAAGAGTTTAATCACACCAAACAACTTTCATGTGCTGGGAGGATCGCTGGGTTTtgcgtttaaaaaaataaatattgaagGTTTTTCAGAATACGTTATAAAAGCATTCTGGGACACAGCTTTTCCATGCTCAAGAGATGAAGCTGATTTAAATTGCAGCAGATATCAGGATTTACTTGTTCTAAAGAATTATAATGAAGATGTGCCTGAACAAAGATATACAAGCAAAGCTTACAAATCAGTGTATGCTGTGGCTAATGCACTACACAGTCTGCTGAAGTGCAAGGAAAAAGAAGGTTGTGAGAAAGGCTTGACAATACAACCGCAGCag GTGGTTGAGGCTTTAAACATGGTAAATTTCACAGTAAAGTTTGGAGATCGTGTGTGGTTTGACAGCACTGGTGGTGCTGTGCCTCAGTATGAAGTTGTAAACTGGCAGTTGGACTCTGATGGGTCAATTCAGTTTAAAGCAGTGGGTTACTATGATGCCGCTCTGCCTTCTCACCAACGCTTTTTGCTTGACACTAAAAGCATAATCTGGGCTGGAGGACAACTAGAG ATGCCAAGGTCTGTGTGCAGTGAGAGTTGTCCTCCAGGCACAAGGAAGGCCGCACAGAAAGGAAGACCTGTCTGCTGTTATGACTGTATTCCATGTGCAGATGGAGAAATCAGTAATGAGACAG ATTCAAATAACTGCCAGCAGTGTCCAGGGGAATACTGGTCTAATACTGAGAACACTGAATGTGTGTTAAAGGCTGTAGAGTTTCTGTCATTCACAGAAGTTATGGGTATAGTGTTAGTCTTTTTCTCTCTGTTTGGAGTAGGAATAACTGTACTGGTGGCAATTCTGTTTTACAGTAAGAAGGACACTCCTATAGTAAAAGCCAACAACTCAGAGCTGAGCTtcctgttgctcttctcattgactttgtgttttctttgttcactTACTTTTATTGGTCGCCCCACTGAGTGGTCCTGTATGTTGCGTCACACAGCGTTTGGGATCACTTTTGTCCTCTGTATCTCCTGTGTTCTGGGGAAAACAATAGTGGTGTTGATGGCATTCAAGGCCACACTTCCAGGAAGTAATGTCATGAAATGGTTTGGGCCTGCACAACAGAGACTCAGTGTTTTTGCCTTTACTCTTATACAAGTTCTTATCTGTGTGCTTTGGCTAACAATATCTCCTCCTTTTCccaataaaaatatgaaacattaTAAAGAGAAGATCATTCTTGAATGCAGTTTGGGTTCTACTGTTGGTTTCTGGGCTGTGTTGGGTTATATTGGTCTACTGGCTGTCTTGTGCTTCATCCTGGCTTTTCTGGCTCGGACGCTGCCTGATAACTTCAATGAAGCTAAATTCATCACATTCAGTATGCTCATATTCTGTGCGGTATGGATCACATTTATTCCAGCTTATGTCAGCTCTCCTGGTAAATTTACTGTAGCTGTGgagatttttgccattttagcTTCAAGCTTTGGTTTACTTCTCTGCATATTTTTACCTAAATGTTACATCATCCTGTTTAAGCCTgaacaaaatacaaaacaacataTGATGGGAAAAACACAAACTAAGTCCTACtga